From Vibrio aerogenes, a single genomic window includes:
- the nrdR gene encoding transcriptional regulator NrdR: protein MHCPFCSENETKVIDSRLVSDGHQVRRRRECLACHERFTTFETAELVMPRVIKSNGNREPFDEQKMVKGMLKALEKRPVSADSIDLSISTIKSQLRATGEREVPSDLVGNLVMEQLKELDKVAYIRFASVYRSFEDIREFGEEIARLED from the coding sequence ATGCATTGTCCATTTTGTTCTGAAAATGAAACCAAAGTCATTGATTCCCGGTTGGTTTCCGATGGTCATCAGGTTCGCAGGAGAAGAGAGTGTCTTGCCTGCCATGAGCGCTTTACAACATTCGAAACCGCAGAGCTGGTGATGCCCCGGGTGATTAAATCAAATGGAAACCGGGAACCTTTTGATGAGCAGAAAATGGTCAAAGGGATGTTGAAAGCACTTGAGAAGCGTCCGGTAAGTGCTGATTCAATTGATTTGTCGATCAGTACAATTAAGTCTCAGCTCAGGGCGACAGGTGAAAGAGAAGTTCCCAGTGATTTGGTTGGTAATCTTGTGATGGAACAACTGAAGGAACTTGATAAAGTTGCCTATATTCGTTTTGCTTCTGTCTACAGAAGCTTTGAAGATATTCGGGAATTTGGTGAAGAAATTGCCAGGCTTGAAGATTAA
- a CDS encoding glutamate-5-semialdehyde dehydrogenase encodes MDLIQMGKAAKEAAYHLSTATTTQKNRALELIASELEVHSDAILAANSKDIELGRQAGMSEALLDRLLLNPERLAGIAGDVRNVIGLNDPVGCEFDGRVLPNGMALSKRAVPLGVVGVIYEARPNVTIDIASLCLKTGNASILRGGKETFYSNMALVKVIQTALAKADFPAASVQYIEKPDRQLVSELLKLDQYVDMIIPRGGAGLHQMCRENSTIPVIIGGFGISHIFVDDSAAVNDSLDIIENAKLQRPSACNALDTLLVHESIADKFIPALVTRMSDKVTFVGAENTHQWLSCAAKFRNAEAGDFDTEWLSYTLGVKVVKDVEDAILHMRVHNASHSDAILTNTLSHAELFVNSVDSAAVYVNASTRFTDGAQFGLGAEVAVSTQKLHARGPMGLDALTSYKWVGRADYLSRS; translated from the coding sequence GTGGATTTAATACAAATGGGGAAGGCTGCTAAAGAAGCCGCTTATCATTTATCTACAGCGACAACGACACAAAAAAACCGGGCGCTGGAACTAATCGCTTCTGAGTTAGAAGTTCACTCTGATGCGATTTTAGCTGCAAATAGCAAAGATATTGAGTTGGGGCGTCAAGCCGGGATGAGCGAAGCATTGCTTGACCGGCTGTTACTGAACCCGGAGCGCCTTGCAGGAATTGCCGGAGATGTACGCAATGTGATTGGATTAAATGATCCTGTGGGTTGTGAGTTTGACGGGCGGGTCTTACCAAACGGGATGGCTTTATCCAAACGTGCGGTGCCGTTAGGTGTTGTTGGTGTGATTTATGAAGCACGTCCTAATGTGACAATTGATATTGCTTCTCTTTGTCTGAAAACTGGTAATGCATCTATTCTTCGCGGTGGTAAAGAAACTTTTTATTCCAATATGGCGCTGGTCAAAGTCATTCAGACGGCTTTAGCCAAAGCTGATTTTCCTGCCGCCTCTGTTCAATATATTGAGAAGCCTGATCGTCAACTGGTCAGTGAGTTGCTCAAACTTGATCAATATGTTGATATGATTATTCCGCGTGGCGGAGCCGGACTCCATCAGATGTGTCGCGAGAACAGTACGATTCCGGTTATTATCGGTGGATTTGGAATCAGTCATATTTTTGTGGATGATTCCGCAGCCGTGAATGATTCACTGGATATTATTGAGAATGCAAAACTGCAACGCCCATCAGCCTGTAATGCTCTGGATACGCTTTTAGTGCATGAATCAATAGCCGACAAATTTATACCGGCTCTGGTTACAAGAATGTCGGACAAAGTGACATTTGTCGGGGCGGAAAATACCCATCAATGGCTTTCGTGCGCAGCTAAGTTCAGAAATGCTGAAGCAGGTGATTTTGATACCGAATGGCTGTCATATACTTTAGGTGTCAAAGTTGTTAAGGATGTTGAAGACGCCATTTTGCACATGCGGGTTCACAACGCCAGCCACTCAGATGCTATTTTGACAAATACATTGAGTCATGCGGAGCTTTTCGTGAATTCTGTGGATTCAGCTGCGGTTTATGTGAATGCATCAACCCGTTTTACCGATGGGGCTCAGTTTGGTCTCGGAGCCGAAGTGGCGGTTTCAACTCAGAAACTACATGCGCGTGGTCCGATGGGGCTGGACGCATTAACCAGTTATAAATGGGTGGGCCGGGCTGATTACCTGAGTCGTAGCTAA
- the proB gene encoding glutamate 5-kinase — protein sequence MSLDQCEQSSQSQTVIIKLGTSVLTGGTLALDRAHMVELVRQCAALKKQGHSVVIVSSGAIAAGREHLNYPALINTIASKQLLAAVGQSHLIQTWESLFDIYGIKIGQILLTRADLDDRERFLNARDTVNALINNDIIPVVNENDAIATAEIKVGDNDNLSALVGILCSADKLLLLTDQKGLFTADPRKDPNAELIREVKKIDDTLRKIAGDSGTTLGTGGMATKLQAADIARRAGIEVIIAAGRAPNVISDSLTDKPQGTRFLPLEEALENRKRWILAGPIASGDIVIDDGAVEAVLSKGSSLLAKGIIKVNGVFARGDVARISDAHGKTIARGISAYSSYDLEQIRGKHSKDINDILGHDYGSEVIHRDDMVVIQE from the coding sequence ATGTCTTTAGATCAATGTGAGCAATCGTCTCAGTCACAAACTGTCATTATCAAGCTTGGTACCAGTGTATTGACAGGGGGAACACTTGCCCTTGACCGGGCTCATATGGTTGAACTTGTCCGACAATGTGCAGCGCTGAAAAAGCAAGGTCATTCTGTTGTCATCGTTTCATCCGGAGCTATTGCAGCTGGTCGTGAACATCTGAATTATCCCGCACTCATTAATACAATTGCCAGTAAACAGTTGCTTGCAGCCGTTGGACAAAGTCATTTGATACAAACCTGGGAATCTTTATTTGATATTTACGGAATTAAAATAGGTCAGATCCTTTTAACCCGGGCTGATTTGGATGATCGGGAGCGCTTTCTTAATGCCAGAGATACAGTTAATGCATTAATTAATAATGATATTATTCCAGTTGTGAATGAAAACGATGCGATTGCAACTGCTGAAATTAAAGTAGGAGATAATGACAATCTGTCTGCTTTGGTCGGGATTTTGTGTAGTGCAGATAAATTATTGCTTTTGACCGATCAAAAAGGTTTGTTTACTGCCGATCCCAGAAAAGATCCAAACGCTGAATTAATCCGTGAAGTGAAGAAAATAGATGATACTTTGCGCAAAATTGCTGGTGACAGCGGAACGACACTCGGGACTGGTGGCATGGCAACAAAGCTTCAGGCTGCTGATATTGCCCGCAGAGCCGGAATTGAAGTGATTATTGCGGCCGGCAGAGCGCCAAATGTTATTTCTGACTCCTTGACTGATAAGCCTCAGGGAACCCGTTTCCTGCCGCTGGAAGAAGCATTAGAAAACCGTAAACGCTGGATTCTGGCCGGTCCAATTGCTTCAGGAGATATCGTGATCGATGACGGTGCTGTTGAAGCGGTTCTGAGTAAAGGAAGCAGCTTGCTCGCCAAAGGGATTATAAAAGTCAATGGCGTATTTGCCCGGGGGGATGTTGCCCGGATTTCTGATGCTCACGGGAAAACAATTGCCCGTGGTATCTCTGCTTATTCAAGTTATGACCTTGAACAAATTCGGGGTAAGCACAGTAAAGATATAAATGATATTCTTGGTCATGATTATGGCTCCGAAGTCATTCATCGTGATGATATGGTAGTGATTCAGGAATAA
- the crl gene encoding sigma factor-binding protein Crl, translated as MSQLVKEPTHHRLNIAFKSLGPYLREEKYNDGVYLFDCLAVCIDDKQSPEQREFWGWWMALKFDNNLFEASYATGRFDLEGKWVDETPEEVVMEEVIRTREVFHEKLVKMLRDKFSCDVKIVEPLVETK; from the coding sequence ATGTCACAGTTAGTGAAGGAACCTACTCATCATCGGTTGAATATCGCATTTAAATCATTAGGGCCTTATCTGAGAGAAGAAAAATATAATGACGGTGTTTATCTTTTCGACTGTTTAGCTGTATGTATTGATGATAAGCAATCACCTGAGCAAAGGGAGTTTTGGGGATGGTGGATGGCGTTGAAATTTGACAATAATTTGTTTGAAGCAAGTTATGCGACCGGTCGTTTCGATTTGGAAGGTAAATGGGTGGATGAAACACCAGAGGAGGTCGTTATGGAAGAAGTGATCAGAACCAGAGAGGTCTTCCATGAAAAATTAGTCAAAATGCTTCGTGATAAATTTAGTTGTGATGTAAAAATTGTTGAGCCTCTGGTTGAAACAAAGTAA
- the frsA gene encoding esterase FrsA — protein sequence MLKNRSKNLSEKLFSNHKPAKETSALTRYMPSSQPYIDAKISNDGAWYRTLRRMLWAWEGLNPVDQEEVLARIASSGHTRTVDSWLDTVMGYRGGNWAYEWNRLGMRYHQESSELEGNAAAEKLFSASLCYSIAGYPHLKNDNLAIQAQALASSAYTEAAELSSYIVKQLEFPYKNKKIIGHLHLSNTEKPHPVVIVSAGLDSLQTDMWRLFRDYLAELDIAMLTIDMPSIGYNSGWQLTEDTSVLHQAVLNQLSGLPWVDHHRVGLVGFRFGGNAMTRLSFIEPAKVRACVTLGAPIHDILSSPEQLMKMPKMYLDVLASRLGKDVVDIDSLSKQLKAWSLKTQGFLGGRKTSTPILALGLEGDVVSPYSDNQLVAMFSANGRAKEIKSRTLLSGYEQALGLAINWLENKLIK from the coding sequence ATGCTGAAAAACAGAAGCAAGAATCTATCTGAAAAACTCTTCTCTAACCATAAACCCGCAAAAGAAACATCAGCGCTGACCCGCTATATGCCAAGTAGTCAACCTTATATTGATGCTAAGATCTCAAACGACGGTGCCTGGTACCGTACGCTCAGGAGAATGCTTTGGGCATGGGAGGGACTCAATCCTGTTGATCAGGAGGAAGTGCTGGCCCGAATCGCTTCTTCCGGTCATACAAGAACAGTTGATAGCTGGCTGGATACTGTGATGGGCTACCGGGGAGGAAACTGGGCTTATGAGTGGAACCGCCTTGGTATGCGTTATCATCAGGAGTCATCTGAGTTGGAAGGAAATGCTGCAGCAGAAAAGCTTTTTTCTGCTTCTTTGTGTTACAGCATTGCGGGTTATCCTCATCTAAAGAATGATAATCTGGCGATTCAGGCACAAGCGTTAGCCAGTTCCGCTTATACTGAAGCCGCAGAGCTTTCATCTTACATTGTGAAACAGCTTGAATTTCCATACAAAAATAAAAAAATCATCGGACATTTGCACTTATCGAATACTGAAAAACCTCATCCTGTTGTGATTGTCAGTGCGGGTCTTGACAGTTTGCAGACTGATATGTGGCGTCTTTTCAGGGATTATCTGGCTGAACTTGATATCGCGATGTTGACGATTGATATGCCGTCAATTGGGTATAATTCCGGCTGGCAGTTAACAGAAGATACCTCTGTACTACATCAGGCTGTTTTGAATCAGCTGTCTGGATTACCTTGGGTGGATCACCACCGTGTCGGGCTGGTCGGCTTTCGTTTTGGTGGCAATGCGATGACCCGGCTATCGTTTATAGAACCGGCAAAGGTCAGAGCTTGTGTTACTTTAGGCGCACCAATTCACGATATATTGTCCTCCCCTGAACAATTAATGAAAATGCCTAAAATGTACCTGGATGTTCTTGCTTCCCGTCTGGGAAAAGACGTGGTTGATATTGATAGTCTGTCAAAGCAATTGAAAGCGTGGTCCTTAAAAACACAGGGATTTCTTGGAGGGCGTAAGACATCAACACCTATTCTTGCTTTGGGGCTTGAAGGCGATGTGGTTTCTCCATATTCAGACAATCAACTTGTTGCGATGTTCAGTGCGAATGGAAGAGCAAAAGAAATAAAATCCAGAACATTACTTTCAGGATATGAGCAAGCCCTCGGTTTAGCGATAAACTGGTTGGAAAATAAACTAATTAAGTGA
- the gpt gene encoding xanthine phosphoribosyltransferase, translating to MSKKFLITWDNMQMYCRELAERQMPAEQWKGLIGVSRGGLVPVAILARELGIRYVDTICISSYDHDHQRDMSVLKAPEHDGEGFLIVDDLVDSGDTARKIREMYPKAKLITVCAKPAGKELVDDYVVDIPQDTWIEQPWDTAIHFVEPVNRKLK from the coding sequence ATGAGTAAAAAGTTTCTGATTACTTGGGATAATATGCAGATGTATTGTCGAGAACTTGCTGAAAGACAAATGCCTGCGGAGCAATGGAAAGGCTTGATTGGTGTGAGTCGGGGTGGTTTGGTACCTGTTGCGATTCTTGCCCGTGAATTAGGTATTCGGTACGTTGATACAATTTGTATCTCAAGTTATGACCATGATCATCAGCGTGATATGAGCGTCTTAAAAGCTCCGGAACATGATGGTGAAGGGTTCCTGATTGTCGATGATCTGGTGGATAGTGGTGATACTGCACGCAAAATCCGTGAAATGTATCCCAAAGCAAAATTGATCACTGTCTGTGCAAAACCCGCTGGTAAAGAGTTGGTAGATGACTACGTGGTTGATATTCCACAGGATACATGGATTGAACAACCATGGGACACAGCGATTCATTTCGTCGAACCTGTGAATCGCAAACTGAAATAA
- a CDS encoding NCS2 family permease has protein sequence MLEKLFKLSEHGTDMRTEVIAGVTTFLTMAYIIFVNPAILADTGMDRGAVFVATCLAAAVGCFIMGFVANYPIALAPGMGLNAFFTYTVVLGMGYSWQVALAAVFVSGLLFILLSLFKIREWIINSIPMSLRTGISAGIGLFLAFIALKNAGIIVDNPATLVSLGAITSLPCVLGALGFFLTIALVYRNVTGAVMISILAISALGLVLGNVKWAGQLVSLPPSIAPTFMQLDFSALTDIGMVSVVFAFLFVDLFDTAGTLVGVAQKADLIGKDGKIPRLNRALLADSSATAVGAVLGTSNTTSYIESASGVAAGGRTGLTAVVVGVLFLLALFFAPLAGMIPAYATAGALLYVSILMLSGLVHIDWHDLTEAAPVVITCLMMPLTSSIAEGISMGFISYAVIKLFSGRVSTVTSSVWVMAVIFAVKYIVA, from the coding sequence ATGTTAGAAAAACTCTTTAAACTTAGTGAGCATGGCACTGACATGCGCACAGAGGTCATTGCGGGTGTTACTACCTTTTTAACAATGGCTTATATTATTTTTGTAAATCCGGCGATTCTTGCTGATACCGGTATGGATCGGGGTGCTGTATTTGTGGCCACCTGCCTTGCTGCAGCTGTCGGATGTTTTATCATGGGCTTTGTTGCTAATTACCCAATTGCGCTTGCTCCCGGAATGGGATTGAATGCCTTCTTTACTTACACGGTTGTGTTGGGTATGGGGTATTCATGGCAGGTTGCTTTAGCTGCTGTTTTCGTTTCAGGTCTGTTGTTTATCTTATTGAGCCTGTTTAAAATTCGTGAGTGGATTATTAACTCAATTCCGATGTCTTTGAGAACCGGAATATCAGCGGGAATCGGGCTTTTTCTGGCATTTATTGCGCTGAAAAATGCGGGCATTATTGTCGATAATCCGGCAACGCTTGTTTCGCTTGGTGCGATTACTTCTCTTCCCTGTGTTTTAGGCGCGCTTGGCTTCTTCCTGACGATTGCACTGGTATACCGTAATGTCACTGGTGCTGTCATGATATCTATTCTGGCAATTAGTGCGCTGGGCCTTGTTTTGGGTAATGTGAAGTGGGCTGGCCAGCTTGTCTCATTGCCACCGAGCATCGCGCCAACATTTATGCAACTGGATTTTTCAGCACTGACTGATATTGGTATGGTTTCAGTTGTGTTTGCATTTTTATTTGTCGATTTATTTGATACAGCCGGAACGCTGGTTGGTGTGGCGCAAAAAGCCGATCTTATTGGCAAAGATGGAAAGATTCCACGGCTGAACCGTGCGTTGTTGGCTGATTCATCGGCGACTGCTGTCGGTGCAGTTCTTGGTACATCAAATACGACTTCTTACATAGAAAGTGCATCTGGCGTCGCTGCTGGCGGAAGAACTGGTTTGACTGCTGTTGTTGTCGGTGTACTTTTTTTACTGGCTCTGTTTTTTGCGCCACTTGCGGGAATGATTCCTGCCTATGCAACAGCGGGTGCGTTATTGTATGTATCGATCCTGATGTTGTCTGGATTGGTTCATATTGACTGGCATGACCTGACTGAAGCTGCTCCTGTTGTTATCACTTGTTTGATGATGCCTCTGACATCTTCAATTGCTGAGGGTATCTCGATGGGCTTTATTTCTTATGCAGTGATTAAGCTGTTTAGTGGCAGAGTGTCAACTGTCACATCAAGTGTATGGGTGATGGCTGTCATTTTTGCTGTAAAATATATAGTTGCGTAA